From one Kwoniella dejecticola CBS 10117 chromosome 2, complete sequence genomic stretch:
- a CDS encoding pyruvate dehydrogenase (acetyl-transferring) E1 component, alpha subunit — MSFSMLRSRGLRAAARSAGVKPVRSTLPAMRFLQTDADKSSPAESLPDAGDKPFTVALHGESFHSYRCDAPSNEISITKDELVQMYTTMVKMRRMEQAADALYKQKMIRGFCHLAIGQEAVSVGMEHAIDGDDRVITSYRCHTFAVLRGGTVKGVIAELMGRVDGMSYGKGGSMHIFTPSFFGGNGIVGAQVPVGAGIALAQKYLKKKSATFALYGDGASNQGQVFESYNMAKLWNLPCVFVCENNKYGMGTSAERSSMNTDFFTRGDKIPGLQVNGMDILAVKKATAWAKEWVTSGKGPLVVEFVTYRYGGHSMSDPGTTYRTRDEVQQMRSEKDAIAGLKRYILEWGVTDEASLKAIDKNAKEEVDVAVEEAKKSPFPDVKTFWTDIYYKGTEPPMMRGREKEEFHVYHKN, encoded by the exons ATGTCTTTCTCCATGCTCAGGTCTCGTGGGCTCAGAGCCGCAGCTCGATCAGCGGGTGTT AAACCCGTTCGATCTACGCTCCCTGCTATGCGATTCCTCCAAACGGATGCGGACAAGTCATCGCCTGCGGAATCATTGCCAGATGCTGGAGACAAGCCT TTCACTGTAGCCCTTCACGGAGAATCATTCCATTCTTACCGATGTGATGCCCCTTCGAACGAGATCTCGATCACCAAAGATGAGCTCGTTCAAATGTACACTACTATG GTCAAGATGAGACGAATGGAACAAGCTGCCGACGCATTGTACAAGCAAAAGATGATTAGAGGTTTCTGTCATTTGGCTATCGGTCAAGAAGCCGTATCAGTCGGTATGGAACACGCTATCGACGGGGATGATCGAGTAATCACTTCTTACCGATGTCACACTTTCGCCGTGCTCCGAGGTGGTACCGTCAAGGGTGTGATCGCCGAGTTGATGGGTCGAGTTGACGGTATGTCATACGGAAAAGGTGGTTCCATGCACATCTTtaccccttctttcttcggtGGTAACGGTATCGTCGGTGCTCAA GTACCTGTCGGAGCTGGTATTGCCCTCGCTCAAAAGtatttgaagaagaagtccgCTACTTTCGCTTTGTACGGTGATGGTGCTTCCAACCAAGGTCAAGTGTTCGAATCTTACAACATGGCCAAACTCTGGAACCTCCCATGTGTCTTCGTCTGTGAGAACAACAAGTACGGTATGGGTACCTCTGCCGAACGATCGTCCATGAACACCGACTTCTTCACCCGAGGTGACAAGATCCCAGGtcttcaa GTCAACGGTATGGATATTCTCGCTGTGAAGAAGGCTACTGCTTGGGCCAAGGAATGGGTCACTTCCGGTAAAGGTCCTTTAGTGGTTGAATTTGTTACTTACAGATATGGTGGTCACTC CATGTCCGACCCCGGAACAACTTACCGAACCAGAGACGAAGTCCAACAGATGAGATCAGAGAAAGATGCTATTGCCGGTTTGAAGAGATACATCTTGGAATGGGGAGTTACAGACGAGGCTAGCTTGAAGGCTATCGACAAGAATGCCAAGGAGGAAGTTGATGTAGCTGTGGAGGAGGCTAAGAAATCACCATTCCCAGATGTCAAGACTTTCTGGACCGATATCTAC TACAAGGGTACCGAACCACCTatgatgagaggaagagagaaggaagaattcCACGTCTACCACAAGAACTAA